The sequence TCAAATAGCATCTTTGTCTGGAGCAGTTGTTTTAAGAAGGAATTTAAATAATGATTTTTCTTCCCAAAGAAATTTTGGGCTTGATAAGGCAAATGGCCCTTGGGTTTTGTTTGTTGACGCTGATGAGAGGATTCCTGAGAATTTGAAGCTTGAGATTATAAGTAAGATAAATGATCCGGTTAATAAAAATGTTGGCTATTTTATTAAAAGAAGAACTTTTTTTCTTGGCAAAGAGCTAAAATTTGGACAAATATCGCAGGATAAAGTTTTAAGATTAGCGAAGAAAGATGCTGGTCGATGGAAGAGAAAAGTTCATGAGTTTTGGGACATAAAAGGTAGAGTTGATAATTTAAGAAACCCGCTTGATCATTTTACCTGTAATAGTTTGGATGATTTTGTCCACAAAATTAATGTTTATTCTGATATTCACGCAGAATCATTACTCGAAGAAAAAAAATACTCAAATCTTTTTAAGATTATTTTTTATCCGCCTTTTAAGTTTTTTGATAATTTTATTTTGAAGAGAGGATTTTTAGATGGAGTTTATGGCTTGGTTTTTGCTCTTCTGGCTAGTTTTCATTCGTTTTTAGGTTGGAGTAAATTATGGCTTTTACAAAGAAATACAAAATTGAAGAAATATTAGTTTTTGCCTTTTTGGCCGCTTTTCCTTTTGGTAGGCTTTTGGCTTTCGAATTTTCTTTATTTGGCTTTCGCGTGTCTTTTGTTTTTCTTGACTTTATTGCATTTTTGGGTTCTCTTTTGTTTATTTATTTAAATCGAAATAGGCTTAAATTTTTAGACTCTAACTTCTTAACTTTTGTCTTTCCTTTTTTGTTTTCTTTTTTGTTTTCAATATTTATCTTTAGAGATATCAGAATTTTATTTGGTACTTTTTACTTAGTAAGAATTTTTTCTTATTTGGGCTTTTATTTTTTTATTAAGGATTTTTTAAAGAGCTCGAAAGACAATAAAAAATTATTGGAGAATAGTTTATTTTTAATACTTTTATTTTCTTTATTATTTGGCTTTTTTCAATATTTTTTTTATCCCGACTTAACCTCACTTAAATTTTTGGGGTGGGATGATCATCTTTATCGTATGACTGGAAGTTTTCTTGACCCTGGCTTTACCGGAATTATCTTTGTTTTTGGTTTTATATTTTCTTGGGCGAAATTTAGAAGCAATAAATCTAAGAAGTTTTTATTTTTTTCTTTGTTGTTTTTAATTGGTATTTCTTTAACCTTTTCTAGGGCGAGTTATTTATCTTTGGTTGTTTCTTTTTTCTATTTTTCTTATCTTAAGAAGGAGAAGTGGCTTTATGGAGTTTTGTTTGTGGTTATTCTTTTGTTGCTTTTATTATTTATTCCAAAACCTGCTGGAGAAGGTGTTAATTTGGCTCGTCTTTATAGTGTTTTTGATAGAATAGAAAACTACAGGGAGACATATTTAATTTTTTCCCAATCCCCGATTTTTGGAGTTGGTTTTAATAATCTTTGCCTTGCCAAAAATATTTATTTTGGAAACGATAATTTTCAGTCGCATAGTTGTGGTGGTTCTGATTCTTCTTTGCTTTTTGTGGTTTCAACCTTGGGAGTTGTTGGTTTTATGATTTTGATACATCTGGGGCTTGAAATTTGGAGGAAAATAAAAAAGGATGGTTTTGGGATGGTGTTGAGATCTTTTATTATTGCTCTTTTTTTACATAGTCAGTTTAATAACAGCTTGTTTTATCCATGGATATTGGCAATTTTGGTGATTGCTTTTGTCTTGGAGTTTAATTCTACTTCCAAAATTGAACCGTAAGCCGTTCGATTTTTTTGTTTCCGGCTTTATCTTCAGCGACGATTTCAAAGTCATTATTTCCTTCCTGAAGTGTGACTGCGTAAGTAAAGCTGCCGTCGTTTTCGATTATAACTATTCTATCGTTTATTTTAAGAGTATCAGCATCTTTTACTTTTCCCTGGATTACTATCTGTCTTTGTTTTGAACCGTAAAATGATGCTCCATCCTGAGGGGAATAAATAGTTATTTCTGGTGGTTCGTTATCATAATTTATTGTATACGTTGATGTTGGCTGGCTTTCGTTGCCAGAGTTATCTTTTGCGATAAATGAGATTTTATTTTCGCCGTTTTTGAGAGAAAAAGTGTAAGTAAATAACCCATCTTTTCCTGAAACAATTTCCTCTGTTTGTGAATTGGCTTGGACAATGATAGTAATTCCAGGTTCAGTTGTTCCCTTTATTTCTATTTTGGGCTGATTAGTGTATTCTGTTGGAACTTGAATATTGGGGACTGCTGGGGGAATGGTATCTTGTTTTTCTATTGGTTTTGTACCTTTTCTTAATTCTGAGACAAAAGAAGCAGTTTTTACTATTAATGGAATTCCTAGAAAAATAAAGACGGCAATGG comes from Patescibacteria group bacterium and encodes:
- a CDS encoding glycosyl transferase, which translates into the protein MITAVVLTKNEEKSIKDCLKSLSFCDEIILVDDYSTDKTIQIASLSGAVVLRRNLNNDFSSQRNFGLDKANGPWVLFVDADERIPENLKLEIISKINDPVNKNVGYFIKRRTFFLGKELKFGQISQDKVLRLAKKDAGRWKRKVHEFWDIKGRVDNLRNPLDHFTCNSLDDFVHKINVYSDIHAESLLEEKKYSNLFKIIFYPPFKFFDNFILKRGFLDGVYGLVFALLASFHSFLGWSKLWLLQRNTKLKKY